The sequence TCGGTTGCTGCGTCGGCTTGGCCGCGGCGCGATGGCGGATGTCTATCTGGCCGAGCAAGGTTCGCTTCGTCGACAAGTGGCCTTCAAAGTCCTGAAACGCGAATTGGCGGCCGACGAACTCTACGTCCGCCGCTTTCATGGTGAAGCGCAAGCGGCGGCCGCGCTGGTGCATGCCAACATCGTGCAAATTTACGAAGTCGGCAATATCGAGGGGATCCATTACATTGCACAGGAATATGTCGAAGGACAAAACCTGTCGCAACTGATTGCCCGGCACGGCCCGCCCGACATTCGGCTAGCGCTGGCCGTGATGCGGCAGGTCACTGCGGCACTGTGCAAGGCGGCCGAGCGCGGCATCGTCCACCGCGACATTAAGCCCGAAAACATCATGCTCGGTCGCTCGGGAGAAGTAAAAGTCGCTGACTTCGGACTGGCTCGCATCACTGCGGGAGACGACACGGTGAAGCTGACCCAGGTCGGCATCACCATGGGCACCCCGTTGTATATGAGCCCAGAACAAGTCGAGAACCGTCCACTCGATTCGCGCAGCGATCTCTATTCGCTCGGCGTGACATGTTTCCATATGCTGGCTGGCCAACCGCCGTTTCGTGGCGACACGGCTCTGAGCGTGGCCTTGCAACATGTGCGCACGCAACCCGAGCGACTTGAAAACCTACGTCCCGATCTGCCGCCAGCGCTGAGCCGAATCATTCACCAGTTGCTGGTGAAGGATCCTGCCGAACGGTTTTCCACCCCCCGGGAATTGCTCAAAGAGCTGCGCTCACTGCAAATAGACGGCATCGAGCAGTCGTGGCCCGCGGAGATGGACGAAGTCAACGGCACGGAAATCGCCTCGCTGCTGGCCCTGCGCGGCGAAGCCACGCAGCGGTTGCAAAATTTAATGAAAACTCAATCGCTGGCCACGCGAGGAAAGCGGCGGCGGATGGGGTACGCCGCAGCGCTAGTGATCGGCGCCATGTTGCTCGGCGCTGGCGCTGCGTGGGCTACGCGCGAACGGTATTTGCTCGATGTGCCTGCCGCGGAATTACCCAAAGTGGCTGTCCAAAAAACGGCCGAAGAGCAGTATTATTTGGCCGAGTACAGCAATACATTAGCGGCTTGGAATGCGGTGGTAGAAAATTTTCCAACCGAGACTCGCTGGGTGTGGCGCGCCAAAGAAGAACTCGTCAAGATTTTTCTACCCACCGACATGAAGCTCGCAAAGCCCTTGCTCGACGAACTCGCCGAGGCGACCGATTCGAGTCGCCAGTGGGAAAATCAGTTTCGCGCTTTCTCGGCGGCGGGGCTGGCGTTTTACTACGCCTTTTCTCGTGAAAAGAATCCAGAACAAAGCGCCAAACAACTCGATCAACTCCGTTCGCTGGCCGGAGGCTTGAATCCTTCCAAGGTTCAACGCGTGCTTGAAGACCGACAGATGGAACAACTCGTCTACGCCGTCATTCAATTGAATCGGCAGACGACGGACGAGAACAAGAAGGATTGGGATAACTGGCTCAACCAGATGCGCGAAGAAAATGAAACTCCCGTCGGCGAGGCGCGATAAGCATCGGCCTCGGCACCGTGGG comes from Pirellulales bacterium and encodes:
- a CDS encoding serine/threonine protein kinase, which gives rise to MSHSAPMSTGNGPADATGLDLDLSGRQLGDYRLLRRLGRGAMADVYLAEQGSLRRQVAFKVLKRELAADELYVRRFHGEAQAAAALVHANIVQIYEVGNIEGIHYIAQEYVEGQNLSQLIARHGPPDIRLALAVMRQVTAALCKAAERGIVHRDIKPENIMLGRSGEVKVADFGLARITAGDDTVKLTQVGITMGTPLYMSPEQVENRPLDSRSDLYSLGVTCFHMLAGQPPFRGDTALSVALQHVRTQPERLENLRPDLPPALSRIIHQLLVKDPAERFSTPRELLKELRSLQIDGIEQSWPAEMDEVNGTEIASLLALRGEATQRLQNLMKTQSLATRGKRRRMGYAAALVIGAMLLGAGAAWATRERYLLDVPAAELPKVAVQKTAEEQYYLAEYSNTLAAWNAVVENFPTETRWVWRAKEELVKIFLPTDMKLAKPLLDELAEATDSSRQWENQFRAFSAAGLAFYYAFSREKNPEQSAKQLDQLRSLAGGLNPSKVQRVLEDRQMEQLVYAVIQLNRQTTDENKKDWDNWLNQMREENETPVGEAR